CGCAGTTTATAAGCTTTACATTCACACCCGGTCGGATACAATTTAATTGACTTGATATATCTTTCAAAGTACAAGtggagggggaaaaaacaaactgtCTGTTACACGTTGCGTTTTATTTCTAACACTACCAGATTTTTAATAGAAAAATTTTGTAGACTTTTGTACTGGTATGAAAGCTAAATTCACCCTAGCCCCATGTATAGACCTGTGCTTATCGCTTGggccttttttaaaaattatttttaaaggtCAAATTTGATGCTCCCCACTTTTTTTAGTTTCAACTAGTTTTCCTGTTTTTCCTTTGTCTGGTCGGGTATACACAGAACGATCCCTCTAGCTACAGACTTCGGATTAGGTTATCTGAATGCCTTTTTGTGTGCACAGGTTGAAAACGACTACGTTTCCAACAGAAATCCGGGCAGGGTCGCTGGTGTCGATCAGGCTAActcaccattcagagtgaaacgagtgaagaaacagctgcctgggtttgtgtggatcgctgcttttcttactctgtggaggagaacagcgatccacacaaacccaggcagctgtttctacactcgtttcactctgaatggtgaatCAGCCCGATGGACACAGATGAAATCGGTTTGTGGAAAcagaatacatatttatatatttacgtTTCAATTCAGCAATGATTTAACTTAAATACTTTATTTGTATATTAATCTTGTAAacgtacattttaaatgtaagtcTTAATTGTAATAAATTATCAAACAAAAGTTGTGTTTTTTGCAATTATTTTTCCTGTCTGGAACTTGCATAGAGTTTTGAATGCTAGTGGTCCCGCTCTATCTGTAAAGCGTTATCCGTTTGGTCTTTCCTTGAGCTGTAACAGAACTAGACAATTGCAATGTTTACCTGCACAAGCAACTGATCCCGCTGTCATGTATTATTCAAACTCTACGGCTGTTCTGAATTATCGCTTCTCTTTTGTTTGTGCACCCGCATCCATCTCTTTATTTACAGAGATAATTTTGGTACAGATTTCTCAAACAGGTAGCTCGAATTCGATAGGGGAAATCAACCGTTTGCCAGCTTAAAAAACCCGTTCAGGAATGGAAACAAACCAAGTTTAAACAAATACAGCTGAAAATACACCTCAAGGGATTTGGCTGTTGTGTAAACAGAAcatggattgggggggggggggggggggggggggctcgctCGATAGATAACAGGTGCATTGCTGCTCGATTTAACCACTCCATTTTGAAATGCTGTATTTGTGTATTGTCAATTATTCTGCAAGCTAGTTCTGTTTCCTAAGGTAAAATACATATGTCACTCGCGTAACTGTTGCACAGATTTGGGAAAGAAGTAAGCTTTTGGTACTGAAGTCCAAGAAGGAaattagactcctattgcacagcagttttacccattccagtttttaatTCAAGCTTGATAAGCCACAGTTAAACATGCTGACGTCTGCGGAGCCTGAGCATGTTCTGCGTTTTAACCACAAGGTGTCACTGTTAGACTTTTGCATAGCATCTGTCTACGTGAAAAATCCCCAcctacacacagagacagacacagtatAACACTTGGAGTAACTGTTTCAATCAATCCGCCTCCCAATTATTCAAAATCGGTGCAAAACGAAATaaagcaagtttattttttttttctgacatgtatattaaaaacattttatttcgtacatactgtgttgtgtttttttttaaatatatttgttttaatgattgTCACAAGGTTCAGTGGTTGGCATGTTTTGGTTTGGTGGACCTCAGGTACTGAAAGTGAGAAGTGACTCTCTATTCTCATTGAAGAGTGATGCCGGAGAGTCTGGATTCTCATTTCCTCTCTTATTTCCTCCTGGGCTGAGAGGCGGCTAGAAGCCAATAGAGGGAAAACCCAGttcctgaaacaaacaaacaaaaaaataaactagagATGATTGGCAATACGTGCTGAAACACTTCtcacaaaatacttttttgtttaaaaagataTAATTAAGTATTTCATCTCTCTTGGCTGGATTCACAGACCACATTCCCCTTAGAATTAATATGACACacagacctgagcttgttaccaaaaCACTGTGGCTGATAAAGatagtagtaaaacctggaatgggtggaactgctgtgcaacaggagtcttattcccattccTGACATTACAGAGTTCTTAACAGGGAAGCAGCGGATGATGGttctcaaacacacacaacctTGTGAAGTTGTTTCAGAAAAGCATGCACCCACCTCCGAGAGTGATGGCCATTGTGAAGCGATAGAGCAGCACGTCCACCGTGCCCCCCTTGATGTGGACCGGGAGCCCGTTATCCTCCTGCAACACCCCGAAATattcatattaatattattattagttatggCAAATGCCTTTTTTGTGatgcaagaacaacaacaaaaaaaaaacacagcagagcTCTCTGCGATTCATCAAGTGCTTCTGGAATGGAAAACAAGTGTGTGTTCTAGTTGGGATGAATACGTGCCCTCCCtgtctggagtttttttttttaaactaaatagtCGATCACGTGTTCTTATTGTGCCTGCATTCAAGTTGCCAGTAAGGACCATCGTGGGTATGGCGATGAACCCTCTCCAGATTAGTGACTAAGTGCTTCCAATGCCCACCAGCGCATGCAGAGACACAACGACAGCGTTTCACTCgtatagcgcctttcaagacCGGCTCCTCTCAGAGCACAGAGACACTTATTTGCAGACTGTTCTGCGCttcacattttaaacagtctTAGCGATCCAGCTCAGAGTGGGGAGGGAGTCACCTGGAATATCTTCTGGTTCTCTGGCACTTTGTTCTTCAGCTGGTTCCTTGCTGTCGAGGAAAAGGACCGAAACGCCAGCCTCTGCAGACCCTGGGGAAAGATATAGATAtacgtatatacagtatataagttatatacagtgtatatggAGTACAGGGAATTCAAAACCAGCACGCAGCTCTCTATCCCAGGAGAATCAGGatctaacaggatactcatcaatcactagaaatacttaacGAAGAAGAAAAGTCACTGATCAGCTGAAAACCCgctgttttaataattagctgcAACGTTTAGGCTTCCTCCCTCTTCAgctagcatggtagaaatagccagGCAGACTGATGCTGCTGTTTCAGTTTGAAAGCTGCTCAGTGACTTACAGATGAATGTTCTAAGAACACTgagacatacatacacacacacatttatttgacATATATTTTAATGCTATTTTATTCTGTTGATCCAACactagccttttatttattttcccttaaACTGTAGTGTTTCTAACCCACTTTTAGTTAGATCCACAGAACATCCCTTTGTGCAGTTCAATAACCTACTTAGGGCAGGCACATGAAAAGGGAGTCCTGGAGTTAGTGTTGCTAGCAATCTGAATGCCCTGATTATCACTGCTTTAAACACATGCAAAGTCAAATAATGACCTGTTACTGTATGCAATGTTTTATTCACAATGTGTTATCTTTCTGGGCAGGAAATGTAGAAGCTATAAAAAGTACACGCAAGTACTTTCTGCAATTGTAGTGCCTCAGTTTCATAACCTAAACATCAACAGAGAGCCTGACTTAGAAGCAATAACAGGACATCATAACATGCTGTTACCCAGTAATCACGCAGAcctgaggcacggagactgaactgctccctccctcaccccctaacaGAAAcagtgctccctccagtccagggcaggcttgaggcacggagactgaactgctccctccctctctcaatcatcaccctaagagaaagggtgctccctccagtccagggcaggcttgaggcatagagactgaactgctccctccctctctcaccccctaagaaaaagggtgctccctccagtccagggcaagtttgaggcatggagactgaactgctccctccctcacccccctgagagaaagggtgctccctccagtccagggcaggctcgaggcatggagactgaactgcccaaaatgtcatcttttttatttatttatcccccccccccccccccccccccctccctcaggCTCCAGCGGCACTAccaattaaacacaaaacattaaaaataaataaataaataaataaaagaatatttgaaaaataaataaaagttgtcTTTAAAAATATGGTTCCTGCCGCTTTAAGGCGGTCTGGGTTTCAAGCCTGAAGGTCAGACGGCAAGAATGAACCAACACAGTTAAGACGGACAGGCTCGAGGGCCAATCACGTCCATGTTACCCGACCAATCAGACAGAGGAAAAGTTAAAGGGGCGGGACCATCGTTAGTCTGTTCCAGGATTAGCAGCCAGTTTCTGCCTGGCTATTGCTAAAGACGGGGAATGTGTGGGAGTCACAAGCTTTAGCATTCCTTTTGGAAGTCACGCCCGGCaggctgaaaaaaacaaaactgcttaaAAAAACTCTCTCTAAAAGGTTCAACACAGGAGGCACGCTTGCTGTACCTTTATTTTCTCTTGCATTCTTTAAACAGTACTCCTGTTTAGCTCTAAAAACATACAGAACTTCAACACGCTCGAATGACTTACTGAAAGCAAACCTTTACTGGTTAATGTCACGCGAGGTTTAACTTGAATAGTAATTTGGCACAGGGGTGTCAAATAAGCAGTTCAGATTGCATTACAAATCCCATTTACTCATGACTGAGGCTAATATTTTTGGAGAaacggtttgtttgtttttatgagcATTTTAGTAAAAAAGTTTTAGTACAGCAAGAAACTTCTATCATGCATAACAAAGTTTGTTTATAAGttttacacaaatatatatatatatatatatcatggtgTTTAGCAGGTGAGCTGtagctttaaatgtatttttaagttgtttttattttatttattatttctaaagcACGGCAGGCAAGACAATAGTTTGCAAGTAcagcaaaatttaaaaaaaaaaaaagatttcagtaaatgctgtgtttttctttaccaGTAAGTTCCTCATGTTGCGCGGTGCCTCTGTGCAAATCCACTCTCTGCTACGGACTGGATAAGGAGCCTGCACAAGGACACACAAGCACAGCGTGATCCTGCACTCCTGCCAAAGTATGGGCACCTATGAAGATCAAACCTTCTCATGAGCTAACTTTCAATACAGCTTCTCCTAACAGTGTCCAGTGCTTTTACTATGCATAGCTTACCAGGATTTgactttattaaatatatatatgagtgcttccctatgctttaccagacctctctgtgctttacaatgcttccctatgctttaccagacctctctgtgctttccaatgcttccctatgctttaccagacctctctgtgctttacaatgcttccctatgctttaccagacctctcagtgctttacaatgcttccctgtgctttaccagacctctctgtgctttacaatgcttccctatgctttaccagacctctctgtgctttccaatgcttccctatgctttaccagacctctctgtgctttacaatgcttccctatgctttaccagacctctctgtgctttacaatgcttccctgtgctttaccagacctctctgtgctttacaatgcttccctatgctttaccagacctctctgtgctttacaatgcttccctgtgctttaccagacctctctgtgctttacaatgcttccctatgctttaccagacctctctgtgctttacaatgcttccctgtgctttaccagacctctctgtgctttacaatgcttccctatgctttaccagacctatctgtgctttacaatgcttccctatgctttaccagacctctctgtgctttacaatgcttccctatgctttaccagacctctctgtgctttacaatgcttccctatgctttaccagacctctctgtgctttacaatgcttccctgtgctttaccagacctctctgtgctttacaatgcttccctaccatgctttcactgttttgttttgttttttacgctttgctgtgcttttgctattgtatattttttataagggTTGACCTGCAATGCTGGTTCTTCTTGTCCCTTGCATTAAAACCTGCTCGTACTGAACAAGCACTCACCAGCTCTAACCAGCCAGTGTACCCCCAGAACACAGAATCTCCACTCGCCCATAACTGGAAGCACTCCAGCAAAGGTTAAAATAAATCACTACAGCATGAATATGTGTGAGGCTACATGTGTTCAgagagatggaaataaggctcccattggaAAGCAGTTTGCTCcgatcctggttttactatgaatttaataagacacacctgagcttgttgcctctACACACTGGAGCTattcaagctcgtattaaaacctggaatgggtcaaactgctgtgcaataggagtcttattcccatgcTTGGTACAACACTAATGTTCATAGAGTAGGAATAATCCTGCCTCTACACAACTCTCAAGCATTCTCCAAGTTCAGCTGGTAcgccagagtgtaaccattaacctgccccccctgCAACACCCTGTTAACGGCGCTATGGTGGGTGTGcctaaca
The sequence above is a segment of the Acipenser ruthenus chromosome 7, fAciRut3.2 maternal haplotype, whole genome shotgun sequence genome. Coding sequences within it:
- the LOC117414968 gene encoding cytochrome c oxidase subunit 7A2, mitochondrial-like; the protein is MRNLLGLQRLAFRSFSSTARNQLKNKVPENQKIFQEDNGLPVHIKGGTVDVLLYRFTMAITLGGTGFSLYWLLAASQPRRK